One Triticum dicoccoides isolate Atlit2015 ecotype Zavitan chromosome 4B, WEW_v2.0, whole genome shotgun sequence genomic window carries:
- the LOC119292915 gene encoding uncharacterized protein LOC119292915: MHRVRTRWWRSHKFWLNVDVHCVVRGLQYLVRIQVWSSWSGKNPGRERRRRRHGRFGRSIRRPSTIATSGAMSKTWSTATETVPAASQPAQIMGVAVVAAKSANTMAMATALSASTAAMNKVQEEGHETTRHPLTFSFLPFWLSFLATVAGVICLCVLWAETRGDNV, from the coding sequence ATGCACCGGGTACGGACGCGGTGGTGGAGGAGCCACAAGTTCTGGCTCAACGTCGACGTCCACTGCGTCGTCCGGGGGCTCCAGTACCTCGTTCGCATACAGGTTTGGAGCAGCTGGTCTGGCAAGAATCCAGGCCGGgagcggcgccgccgccggcatggCCGGTTCGGGCGGAGCATTAGAAGGCCCAGCACCATCGCGACCTCGGGCGCCATGTCCAAGACGTGGTCCACGGCGACGGAAACCGTTCCGGCGGCCTCCCAACCGGCGCAGATCATGGGCGTGGCAGTTGTGGCGGCGAAGTCCGCCAACACCATGGCGATGGCGACGGCCCTGTCGGCGTCTACCGCTGCTATGAACAAGGTGCAGGAAGAAGGACATGAGACCACGAGGCATCCTCTCACCTTTTCCTTTCTTCCCTTCTGGCTCTCTTTTCTGGCGACTGTCGCCGGCGTGATTTGCCTATGCGTGCTCTGGGCAGAGACTCGTGGTGATAACGTGTGA